From a single Lolium rigidum isolate FL_2022 chromosome 7, APGP_CSIRO_Lrig_0.1, whole genome shotgun sequence genomic region:
- the LOC124678706 gene encoding non-structural maintenance of chromosomes element 3 homolog: MATNDDLAQIDISTEEKDKLVAEVMRYALFKTHQTSGCPIKREELTQIITKNYRQRGLPALVIKEAGDRLAATFGYEMRELQRTRAPSNRSARTSSQQLSNVDAKSYVLVSKLEPEVYSKYVEDKERAHLSGFAFVVISIVHVAGGKITEEDLWHQLKRLGLNENDENHPLLGNNKQALELLVQQRYLLKEKIAGPEGHFMSYELAERALDESISSKLKEYISQVVGTSAGTAE, translated from the exons ATGGCAACCAACGACGACCTCGCCCAGATCGACATCTCCACGGAG GAGAAGGACAAGCTGGTGGCCGAGGTGATGCGCTACGCGCTCTTCAAGACGCACCAGACCTCCGGCTGCCCCATCAAGCGGGAGGAGCTCACCCAGATCATCACCAAGAACTACCGCCAGCGCGGGCTCCCGGCGCTCGTCATCAAGGAGGCCGGGGACAGGCTCGCCGCCACATTCGGCTACGAGATGAGGGAGCTCCAGAGGACCCGCGCCCCGTCCAACCGCTCTGCGCGCACCTCCTCCCAGCAGCTCA GCAACGTGGATGCGAAGAGCTACGTCCTGGTAAGCAAGCTGGAACCTGAGGTGTACAGCAAGTATGTCGAGGATAAGGAGCGTGCCCATCTGTCTGGCTTCGCTTTTGTTGTCATAAGCATTGTTCATGTTGCCGGTGGCAAGATCACCGAAG AGGACCTCTGGCATCAGCTCAAACGGCTGGGCTTAAATGAGAACGATGAGAATCACCCTCTTCTAGGAAACAACAAGCAGGCGCTTGAACTGCTAGTGCAGCAAAG GTACTTGCTCAAGGAGAAAATTGCTGGTCCAGAAGGTCATTTCATGAGCTATGAGCTTGCGGAGAGGGCATTGGATGAATCCATCAGTTCCAAGCTTAAAGAATACATTTCACAG GTTGTGGGCACAAGTGCTGGTACAGCAGAGTGA